AGGAGTTCTGAGCTATCTCTTAAGTAAAAGCAAGATGAATCCCATGGGTAAATAAGCTTGCTAATAAAGAGGTATTTACACTCAATGAATCTCACAGAGATATAAGAAATAGAGTTAGGGTCATATGGAACATTCTAGTGGTACCAAAAGCcacaaaaaaatgagagaaaaattttgtgCAGAACTTGTATGCTTGAAAGAAAACTTACAATATTATTCTTCTCTTGCTACAAATGCAAAACAAGCAAAATCAATAAccaattctatttctagatttttatcTACTGTACTTCATAAAGGCAATTTGGGGACTGTCTAAACAAAACTCTTAAGTCAGCATCTTTTCAGACAAGTAAATTTGTCATTCTAACCAATAACTAACTAGTCACACTGTGTCTAAGAGAGCACTTTACATTGAATGCTTTAATAAAACTCTGAAAAGGTTGGGAAAACTTTAAAACCTTAGCCACTTTAGAGtaattatatgaaattttaatatagttttagaAACTTTATATCAGCTCAGCTGATTTAACAACTACAAAAAGATAAATTCAcagtaaaataattcatattaattATTGAATTCACTTTTCAGAAGCAGTGATTCACTAAAAGTGCTGGCTGACTCAGAAGCTTTCTGAAGGAACACAGTTgagtttcataaatatttcattagtGGGCATTAGCAGGGAATGCAATTCTATGCCAAACATACAATGTAGATTTCAGGATTTCAGATTATCTAAAATGAACATCATAATGAGTAGTAACTTCTATAAAGATACTGGATATtggatataaaattaaatatatgttgaCATACCTATTCTCTATGAATAGGCTGTAGCACACATAAAACATCAGAAAATCTGAATTCCTGTAAGTCATTCATATGTTTACTCCCATCTTTTAAATTCATCTTTATCACCATGAGAACCTCATTACTTATTATCCGGATacatgtttctctctttttttttttttttttttttaaacaactggtAATCGATTCATTAAAGTAACTGACTCAGGCATCTGCAGCGGTAACTTCCACCCCAACTCCTGGCTCAGTACTGAAGGAAGCCATCTGCTGAACAGTCTCAGAAGGGCTGCGGATGCTCATCCGGAAACGATCCCATGTTTTAGAGCCTTCACCACAAGGTGCTTTTCTTGTAGCGATTCTCAAAGTCTTCGTCGGCATTCGAGCCGGTCCTTTCACTTTcagattcttttcctttgctcctcTGATCAAGTCAGCACACACCTTCTCCAGCGACTTCACGCTGCGGCTGGTTAGAGTGATTCGAATCCGGTGAATCGCCACCTGCGGCTCCACGCGTGTTTTTCCGGTATCCTTAAAAGCCATGGCTGCTGCGCGGCTTCCTGACCGACTTGTTCCTCGGCAAGAGCGAACAGCGGTGAGTCCGCAGCGGGAGCCTGCGGACTACAGATCCGCAACGGCTACGACCGCGGCTTCCTCAAAGAGCacatgtttctcttttatttacaCTGCATATTCTTCCATGTTTTTATCATTATCAGTGACCCATGCTAGTAGGTTAATCTTAGTTCACAAGCCTTAAGATTTCTTAGTAGTTTCCAAGACGGAACTACTAAGGATGT
This genomic interval from Saimiri boliviensis isolate mSaiBol1 chromosome 14, mSaiBol1.pri, whole genome shotgun sequence contains the following:
- the LOC101039831 gene encoding small ribosomal subunit protein uS10-like; protein product: MAFKDTGKTRVEPQVAIHRIRITLTSRSVKSLEKVCADLIRGAKEKNLKVKGPARMPTKTLRIATRKAPCGEGSKTWDRFRMSIRSPSETVQQMASFSTEPGVGVEVTAADA